Proteins found in one Rhodobacteraceae bacterium D3-12 genomic segment:
- the map gene encoding type I methionyl aminopeptidase: protein MTITRQDELDGLKDIGRILANTLQTMARAMEPGMTTAELDQIGADHLERHGATSAPNSTYGFPGATCISVNEEIAHGIPGTRVIAPGDLVNIDVSASKNGFFADTGASFRVQPVAASLDRLCRDGNRAMRIGIAQVGAGRPLAGIGNAIGRFAKSRGYTLIRNLASHGVGRALHEEPGEIATWPNRDRRRIAKGLVLTVEPFLSRGALLARDGSDGWTLLAQPAAPVVQYEHTVVATDKGAVIVTLPG from the coding sequence ATGACCATCACACGGCAAGACGAACTCGACGGACTGAAAGACATCGGTCGCATCCTGGCCAACACGCTTCAGACCATGGCCCGCGCGATGGAACCCGGCATGACCACAGCCGAGCTTGATCAGATCGGCGCGGATCACCTCGAGCGGCACGGCGCCACCTCTGCTCCCAACAGCACCTACGGCTTTCCCGGTGCCACCTGCATCAGCGTGAACGAAGAAATCGCCCACGGTATCCCCGGCACGCGCGTCATCGCGCCCGGTGACTTGGTGAACATCGACGTTTCTGCCTCCAAGAACGGGTTTTTTGCCGACACCGGCGCGTCTTTCCGGGTGCAACCGGTCGCCGCCTCGCTCGACCGCCTGTGCCGCGATGGCAACCGCGCCATGCGCATCGGCATCGCTCAGGTCGGCGCGGGCCGCCCTCTTGCGGGCATCGGCAACGCCATTGGCCGCTTTGCCAAGTCGCGCGGCTATACGCTGATCCGCAATCTGGCCAGCCACGGTGTCGGGCGCGCCCTGCATGAAGAGCCCGGCGAAATCGCCACGTGGCCCAATCGCGACAGGCGTCGCATCGCCAAAGGGCTGGTGCTGACGGTGGAACCCTTCCTGTCGCGCGGCGCGCTTCTGGCGCGTGATGGCAGCGATGGCTGGACCCTTCTGGCCCAACCCGCCGCGCCGGTGGTGCAATATGAACATACGGTTGTCGCCACCGACAAAGGTGCCGTGATCGTCACCCTGCCCGGCTAA
- a CDS encoding alanine:cation symporter family protein — MKSLKFSIAALAAALVAPAAYAQEQAQGIDAKVNEAFATVTGPFVSFIFAPLPGTSFPWIVLWLVVAASVFTIYFAAVQFRFFKHAIRLVKGDYSDPNDAGEVSHFQALATALSGTVGLGNIAGVAVAVGIGGPGATFWMIFAGLLGMASKFTECTLGVKYRNEYPDGTVSGGPMYYMSKGFKERGLPGGKFLAVLFSIFCILGALGGGNMFQANQAHAQISGIVGDYPGWITGVVFAAVVFAVIVGGIKSIANVTEKIVPLMGILYVGAALIILIVNYDMIGWAFGQIFAGAFTGLGVAGGMVGALIQGFKRAAFSNEAGVGSAAIAHSAVRTKEPITEGFVSLLEPLIDTVVICTMTALVIVISQQLIIDEATGNYLLNDAGTAIATVDGNTGVALTSAAFGSGISWFPYVLAIAVVLFAFSTMISWSYYGLKAWTYLFGEGAAKELVFKLIFCVFVVIGAAASLGPVIDFSDAAIFAMAVVNIIGLYFLMKIVRKELISYSDRLKSGEIKPFK, encoded by the coding sequence ATGAAATCGCTTAAATTTTCAATCGCGGCGCTGGCCGCAGCCCTTGTGGCACCCGCCGCTTATGCGCAAGAGCAGGCGCAGGGGATCGACGCGAAGGTGAATGAGGCTTTTGCCACAGTCACCGGACCGTTTGTCAGCTTTATCTTTGCGCCGCTTCCGGGGACGAGTTTCCCTTGGATCGTGCTGTGGCTGGTTGTTGCGGCGTCGGTGTTTACCATCTATTTCGCCGCCGTTCAGTTCCGGTTTTTCAAACACGCGATCCGCTTGGTCAAAGGCGACTATTCTGATCCCAATGATGCCGGCGAGGTCAGCCACTTTCAGGCGCTTGCGACCGCGCTTTCGGGGACTGTTGGGCTTGGCAATATTGCCGGTGTGGCCGTGGCCGTCGGGATTGGCGGACCGGGGGCGACCTTCTGGATGATCTTTGCCGGGCTTTTGGGCATGGCATCGAAGTTCACGGAATGTACGCTGGGCGTGAAATACCGCAATGAATACCCGGATGGCACCGTGTCGGGTGGTCCGATGTATTACATGTCGAAAGGGTTCAAGGAGCGGGGCTTGCCCGGTGGTAAATTCCTTGCTGTGCTGTTCTCGATCTTTTGTATTCTCGGCGCGCTTGGCGGGGGCAATATGTTCCAAGCCAATCAGGCGCATGCGCAGATTTCGGGCATTGTCGGAGATTATCCCGGCTGGATCACAGGCGTTGTATTCGCCGCGGTTGTGTTTGCGGTGATCGTTGGCGGGATCAAGTCGATTGCCAATGTGACCGAGAAGATCGTGCCTTTGATGGGGATCCTCTATGTCGGTGCGGCTTTGATCATTCTGATCGTGAACTACGATATGATCGGCTGGGCCTTTGGCCAGATTTTCGCCGGGGCCTTTACCGGGCTTGGCGTGGCCGGTGGTATGGTTGGTGCGCTGATCCAAGGGTTCAAACGGGCGGCGTTTTCGAACGAAGCGGGTGTTGGCTCGGCTGCGATTGCGCACTCGGCTGTGCGCACCAAGGAGCCGATCACCGAAGGCTTTGTGTCGCTGCTTGAGCCGCTGATTGATACGGTTGTGATCTGTACGATGACCGCTCTTGTCATCGTGATTTCGCAGCAGTTGATCATCGACGAAGCGACCGGCAACTATCTGCTGAACGATGCGGGCACGGCGATTGCCACGGTTGATGGCAACACCGGTGTTGCGCTGACCTCGGCGGCGTTTGGGTCGGGGATCTCTTGGTTCCCCTATGTCCTTGCGATTGCGGTTGTGTTGTTTGCCTTCTCGACGATGATCTCTTGGAGCTACTATGGCCTCAAGGCGTGGACCTATCTGTTTGGTGAAGGCGCGGCCAAGGAGTTGGTGTTCAAGCTGATCTTCTGCGTCTTTGTGGTGATCGGTGCGGCGGCCTCGCTTGGTCCGGTTATCGACTTCTCGGATGCTGCGATCTTTGCGATGGCGGTTGTGAACATCATCGGGCTGTATTTCCTGATGAAGATCGTTCGCAAAGAGTTGATCAGCTATTCTGACCGGCTGAAGAGCGGCGAGATCAAGCCTTTCAAGTAA
- a CDS encoding sigma-54 dependent transcriptional regulator — MAKAMKIAIIDDEQDMRQSISQWLALSGYDTETYPSAEDALKALGPEYPGIVISDIKMPGMDGMQFLKKLMGTDSALPVIMITGHGDVPMAVEAMRVGAFDFLEKPFNPDRMTELAKKATNARRLVLDNRALRRELSDGGQLMKKLIGQSPAMVRLKEDILDLGQADGHVLIDGETGTGKTLVAHALHAVGARAGKKFVLLSCSALEEEALTKRLFGPMQAEDTQLPAVEEARGGTLVLEDIETLPDAVQARLLSFINEEGTPPETRIIAISNLQEQGKTCEDALRPDLFYRLAALRMTVPPLRQRGEDILSLFTRLADQFADEYGCDAPKVSAQEAAQLLQAPWPGNVRQLINVAERAVLQSRRGSGSITSLLMSDHEEMQPVMTTEGKPLKEYVEAFERMLIDNTMRRHKGSISNVMDELCLPRRTLNEKMAKYGLQRSDYLN, encoded by the coding sequence ATGGCCAAAGCAATGAAGATTGCCATCATCGACGATGAACAGGATATGCGCCAGTCGATCAGCCAGTGGCTGGCGTTGAGCGGGTATGACACCGAGACCTATCCCAGCGCCGAGGATGCGTTAAAGGCATTGGGGCCGGAGTATCCGGGGATCGTGATTTCCGACATCAAGATGCCGGGCATGGACGGGATGCAGTTTCTGAAAAAGCTGATGGGCACAGACAGCGCGCTGCCGGTGATTATGATCACCGGCCATGGCGATGTGCCGATGGCGGTGGAAGCGATGCGCGTGGGCGCGTTCGATTTCCTTGAAAAGCCTTTTAACCCCGACCGGATGACCGAGCTGGCCAAGAAGGCGACCAATGCGCGCCGTCTGGTGCTGGACAACCGCGCCTTGCGGCGCGAGTTGAGCGACGGCGGGCAATTGATGAAAAAGCTGATCGGGCAGAGCCCGGCGATGGTGCGCTTGAAGGAAGATATCCTCGATCTGGGGCAGGCCGACGGGCATGTGTTGATCGACGGCGAGACCGGCACCGGCAAGACTTTGGTCGCGCATGCGCTGCATGCGGTGGGCGCACGGGCGGGCAAGAAGTTCGTTTTGCTGTCGTGTTCGGCGCTTGAGGAAGAGGCGCTGACCAAGCGGCTTTTTGGGCCGATGCAGGCCGAGGACACGCAGCTTCCGGCGGTTGAGGAAGCGCGTGGCGGCACGCTTGTGTTGGAAGACATCGAGACGCTTCCCGATGCGGTTCAGGCGCGTTTGTTGAGCTTTATCAACGAGGAAGGCACCCCGCCTGAGACGCGGATCATCGCGATTTCCAACCTTCAGGAGCAGGGTAAGACCTGTGAAGACGCGCTGCGCCCCGATTTGTTTTACCGGCTGGCGGCGTTGCGCATGACCGTGCCGCCGTTGCGCCAGCGCGGCGAGGATATCCTGTCGCTGTTCACGCGGTTGGCGGATCAGTTTGCCGATGAATACGGCTGTGACGCGCCCAAGGTCAGCGCGCAGGAGGCGGCGCAGCTGCTTCAGGCACCGTGGCCCGGTAATGTGCGCCAGTTGATCAATGTGGCCGAACGCGCGGTGTTGCAATCGCGGCGCGGGTCGGGTTCGATCACCTCGCTTTTGATGAGCGATCACGAGGAAATGCAGCCGGTGATGACGACCGAGGGCAAGCCGCTCAAGGAGTATGTCGAAGCGTTCGAGCGGATGTTGATCGACAACACGATGCGGCGGCACAAGGGGTCGATTTCCAATGTGATGGACGAGCTGTGCCTGCCACGCCGCACGCTGAACGAGAAGATGGCGAAGTATGGCTTGCAGCGGTCAGATTACCTGAACTAG
- the purQ gene encoding phosphoribosylformylglycinamidine synthase subunit PurQ has product MHAAVIVFPGSNCDRDLAVAFERAGAKVSMVWHKDTSLPEGVDVVGIPGGFSFGDYLRCGAIAANSPICRSVVGHVEKGGYALGICNGFQVLTETGLLPGALRRNANLKYICKPVGLRVEACDTPYLNGYEAGQEITVPIAHHDGNYFVDDEKLRQLQDEGRIAFSYLNNPNGSVADIAGVVSRNRRVLGMMPHPERMAEAAHGGTDGAAMFAGLMDAMALA; this is encoded by the coding sequence ATGCACGCAGCTGTTATCGTTTTTCCGGGATCGAATTGTGACCGTGACCTTGCCGTGGCGTTCGAGCGCGCGGGGGCGAAGGTGAGCATGGTGTGGCACAAGGATACCAGCCTGCCCGAGGGTGTGGATGTGGTCGGTATTCCGGGTGGCTTTTCGTTCGGGGATTACCTGCGCTGTGGTGCGATTGCCGCGAATTCGCCGATCTGCCGGTCGGTTGTCGGGCATGTTGAAAAGGGCGGTTATGCGCTTGGGATCTGTAACGGGTTTCAGGTGCTGACCGAGACGGGGCTGTTGCCCGGTGCGCTGCGCCGCAATGCCAACTTGAAATACATCTGCAAGCCCGTGGGGCTGAGGGTTGAGGCCTGTGACACGCCTTATCTGAATGGCTATGAGGCCGGGCAGGAGATCACCGTGCCGATCGCGCATCACGACGGCAATTATTTTGTCGACGACGAGAAACTGCGCCAGTTGCAGGACGAGGGGCGGATCGCGTTCAGCTATCTCAACAATCCAAACGGATCGGTTGCGGATATTGCCGGGGTGGTCAGCCGCAATCGGCGGGTTTTGGGGATGATGCCCCATCCCGAGCGGATGGCCGAAGCCGCCCACGGCGGCACCGATGGCGCGGCGATGTTTGCCGGTCTGATGGATGCGATGGCGTTGGCCTGA
- a CDS encoding ATP-binding protein, with the protein MAQPDPPSRDPKPAGAVIAASSARTRPKTLGWRTRLALVALVVVAVVTVLTTNRLLTDRFTASTRNRAELRLALYSGNLLSELRRNSIVPQLLGRDPALIGALNSGDFSQSTQRLLSFVEEIGAASLMLLDRDGRTVAATDRARIGENHKPQSYFLDALRSNNTIFTVSERESGGYAFTYTRRVDYQAETLGVIVVEVNLLKFERAWAGISDAVLVTDSTGQIILATEPRWRGLTEEVALQREPVESAIERAIRTTANWSVLPADAYVQGEAVMRMEGRVAFRGWKIASFTPYAGVREKVNGFLALEIMGFAILLALAFYFLSRKTTSRMVFFQRESADLRALNARLQREIAERKKMQGQLEVAEQTLAQSSKLAALGEMSAAVSHELNQPLAAMKTYLAGARLLMRRARPDEALTSFARIDDLIERMGAITRQLKSYARKGGEVLAPVNMSDALVSALSMMEPQLKLRKVEITRTVPDTQVMVLGDRLRIEQVIINLLRNALDATQGVDDPQIEILLAAGETATLSVRDNGYGIEDLDTLFEPFYTTKQPGEGVGLGLAISSGIVNDLGGRLTARNAAVGGAVFEMQLPILEEETRAAE; encoded by the coding sequence ATGGCGCAACCCGACCCACCCAGCAGAGACCCCAAACCCGCAGGCGCGGTGATCGCGGCCAGCAGCGCGCGCACGCGTCCCAAAACGCTGGGCTGGCGCACGCGGCTGGCGTTGGTCGCGCTGGTGGTGGTGGCGGTGGTGACGGTTTTAACCACGAACCGGCTTTTGACGGACAGGTTCACGGCCAGCACGCGCAACCGCGCCGAGCTTCGCCTTGCGCTATATTCCGGCAACCTGCTCAGCGAATTGCGCCGCAATTCGATTGTGCCACAGCTTTTGGGCCGTGATCCGGCGTTGATCGGGGCGTTGAATTCGGGCGATTTCAGCCAATCAACCCAGCGGTTGCTGTCGTTTGTGGAAGAGATTGGCGCGGCCTCTCTGATGTTGCTGGATCGTGACGGGCGCACCGTGGCGGCAACAGATCGCGCGCGCATTGGCGAGAACCACAAGCCGCAGTCCTATTTCCTCGATGCGCTACGTTCGAACAACACGATTTTCACGGTGAGCGAGCGCGAGTCGGGGGGCTATGCTTTTACCTATACGCGGCGGGTGGATTATCAGGCCGAAACGCTGGGCGTGATCGTGGTCGAGGTGAACCTGCTGAAATTCGAGCGCGCCTGGGCGGGGATTTCGGATGCGGTTCTGGTGACCGACAGCACCGGGCAGATCATCCTTGCGACCGAGCCGCGCTGGCGGGGGTTAACCGAAGAAGTCGCGTTGCAGCGCGAGCCGGTCGAAAGCGCCATTGAGCGGGCGATCCGCACCACGGCGAATTGGTCGGTTTTGCCGGCGGATGCCTATGTGCAGGGCGAAGCGGTGATGCGCATGGAGGGGCGGGTGGCGTTCCGGGGCTGGAAGATTGCCAGTTTCACGCCCTATGCCGGGGTGCGTGAGAAGGTGAACGGCTTCCTTGCGCTTGAAATCATGGGATTCGCCATTCTGTTGGCGCTGGCATTTTATTTTCTGAGCCGTAAGACCACGTCGCGTATGGTTTTTTTCCAGCGGGAGTCGGCGGACCTTCGCGCATTGAATGCGCGGCTCCAGCGGGAAATTGCCGAGCGTAAGAAGATGCAAGGCCAGCTTGAAGTGGCGGAACAGACGCTGGCGCAGAGCTCGAAACTGGCCGCGTTGGGAGAGATGTCGGCGGCGGTGAGCCACGAGTTGAACCAGCCATTGGCGGCGATGAAAACATACCTTGCCGGGGCGCGGCTGTTGATGCGGCGCGCGCGCCCGGACGAGGCGCTGACGAGCTTTGCGCGGATTGATGATCTGATCGAGCGGATGGGCGCGATCACCCGCCAGCTTAAGTCCTATGCGCGCAAAGGCGGTGAGGTTCTGGCCCCTGTAAACATGAGCGATGCGCTGGTTTCCGCGCTGAGCATGATGGAGCCGCAATTGAAGCTTCGCAAGGTCGAGATCACCCGCACGGTGCCCGATACACAAGTCATGGTGCTGGGCGACCGCTTGCGGATTGAACAGGTGATTATCAACCTTTTGCGCAACGCATTGGATGCAACGCAGGGTGTGGATGACCCGCAGATCGAAATACTGCTCGCCGCCGGAGAGACGGCGACCTTGAGCGTGCGCGACAACGGCTATGGGATCGAGGATCTCGATACGTTGTTCGAGCCATTTTACACCACCAAACAGCCGGGCGAGGGCGTCGGGCTGGGGCTTGCGATTTCCTCGGGGATCGTGAACGACCTTGGCGGAAGATTGACCGCACGCAACGCGGCGGTTGGGGGGGCTGTATTCGAAATGCAGCTTCCTATCTTGGAAGAAGAAACGCGCGCGGCCGAATAG